The DNA sequence CGTTTGCCATGATCTTGCCATGCTTCCTTCGCTCTAAAGAACCATTTGTAATTTTCTACAACCTGTAGTTTGCCTTGTTCTATTTCAGTTTGAATTGTTTCTTTGCGGCCCTGCGTGCTGTTGTTACGCACCTTCCCGCCTTTGGGGAGATTGGAATTACGTTTATAGTGATCGTGAACAGTGAGTGCAGCGTTGGGTTTCAACTGTAAAGAACAAAAGGGAATCTTTTGAAGGTAACCTCGAATGGTTTTTCTCCACGCTGGACTTTTTGATGCGTAGATGGTTGGCTTTACGAAACAATGGCACCACATGACCCATTTAAAACCAGTCTTAAGATCTCGTGGGATGCATCCAACTCCGAGCCCGTCTAAAAGCATTAAAAAACAGGCTGGAAAAACTTGCATCAAACTGGTTCCTATAACAAACTTCGAAGTCAACGCGGAACTTGCGTAAACATTAATGGCTAACTTCTGAGCATTGGATTGGGCCATTGGGCAAACACTGTGATTTTTCTTTCGAATAACCTTACGAATTTGATGATAACAGAACGTTATGAACACTAAAGGCAGTAGTGCGAACAAGAGTATTATTAGAGTCACATAGATCAGTGCCAGGCCTCTCAAAGGTGGATGGTACCGTATTCCACACACATAGAATCCTTCAAAATATTCCACGGTGGCTTGATCGGTAGTCCAATCCACCCAGGGAAGTGATGTTAGAAAACTGAGGCCCCAGGCAGATGCAGCGAGTCCAGTGGCTCGCAGTAAAGATATTTCACACTGAAGAGCCTTGACAATCACAAGATATCTTTCGAATGCAATGATGGTCATATTTAAGACGGTTGTTTGAGTGAAAAATAAGTTTAAAAATGCATTAGCCATGCagaatttttcacccaaaatCCAACCATCTGCTACCACCGAGACTAATGCAAATGGCATCACAAGAATGCTTGTCCCAAGATCTGCAATGCCTTGACTTGCAATAAACATATTAGTCGCCGTTCGCATTCGCACATCAGCATAAACTGCATATATCAGAATTGCATTGCCAAAACTTGATACCAGCGTTATAAAGGTCAAGGGtaagattttgaaaacctttgcAGTCGCTGAGGAAGCAATGGATGCGTCGAAAGCCAGAGAAAGTAATTCACTGTTTGACAAGTTTTTGGCTGAGTGGTTCCACGAAGCCATGATGTATGAAGGATCGATTTCGAAGGCTTGTGTTATCAAATAATCGAGAGTAACGTCTTTCAAGATCAGGGTTCATGAAACTATATTgcctaaaaaaagaaacctacGGAGTCAGTCTCGTGTATTTACATGCACATACATATTCTTGTCTGTATATAGACAAGGTtaattttggacaaaaattaACGCAACTAAGAAACAAGTGAGAATGTGGCTCAGCCAAGAAATCAACCTGGGTCTCCAGATTACCGGTTGGATGCTTTAACCACGAGGCCACTGAACTCACCACACTGACAACACACACACACGATGTGGCCATATGATGGTCAGGTCCAAGGAGAGAATTTCACACATGGTCTGCTATCACTACAGTAACTCCTTCGGTCGATCGGTAATGCAAGGCCAAATCAATAAGGTAGGGAGGGAACCGATTGCCTTATTTCCTTAGGGTCACCTTTGTGGCTCAATCACATTTTCACTTACTTCCTCAATTGTGTCAGGAGCTCATCAATTGGAGAGCGAAGTACCCCACATTCCTGTAACGCCGTTATCATAGACggatttgtttttaaataaaatcaaatgtaGATTTTTGAGgggaggggaaaaccggagtacccggggaaaaacctctcagagcagagtagagaaccaacaaattcaaccAACATATGACAACGAGTCAAGGAATCAAGTTGgcaggcaagtgctctcactgTGCCACTCCTACTCTCCAATATGATTATTTGGGGTGCATAAGTGGAATGTTAGTAAACGGCCTGTTTCCTTTGCGGAGTCTCCTTTGTTGCTGACTAAATcgacttttttattttaatttttggttttttatgtatttatcttttaattaaaaaaaaaaaagactaagTTAACTTCATTTCATGTGTTATATATTTGATCCCTAGACTGGTTACAAGTGGATTTGTAGGCTTCTGCTGGCTCGTcaccttgaaagaaaatgtgcCGGGAGGCCCGCTTCTTCCGCCACATAAAATCACCCCTTCGATAGCCGCTTTACCGGCGTGGTTGTCCTGGTAGTGCAGTGGTTATCACACTCGACTTGACTAGTATTGCGGGGGACGTGGGTTTAAATCCAACTCGggcaaattttctttcaaacatttttcctcTCTAATGTGATTATTTGGGGTGCAtgaattgagcagttgtttcACATATCGAACTAAGTCACATACAAATGAGTTATGGaaattgtttcactttccTGATAGTACTCTGTGCAAAATTATGCTGAGCAGAATACATAATTGTACATCTTTAACCTTAGAATGAACACTTCACGAGGGCCCAGTTATTCGAAAGTCTATTTAGCTAATCATAGGTTAGCGTAAGTTTTAATAgctatttatttactgctAAAGGAGAGTTTGCcgcaaaattgtggcccaatgaGGTCGtacattacaaatttcttttccataaaccttaatcttgtgaaaggTCCTCCTTTAGCagcaaataaataacaattaaaaatttccagtaatccaggattagcttaatcaggctttgaccAACTAGGCCCTGGGTTCTATGCATCGATCTCTCCTTATACGAGCTTGAAGCAGCGAACGATGGTTTCCTTAATAATTCACGCTCAAAACCCTAGCAATTATCTATAGCTCTAGTTAAACTATTGTACGCTTTGATAACTGATGAAATCTTCAAACTACCACTTCATAATTAatacacacatatatatatatatatattttttttcttgcttcagAAAAAATACATGAAAGTTCCCCTAAGCCTTCAGTGGAGGAAtggacaaagaaaagaaaatacttaTTTATAAAACAATCTAAATTTCTTTGTGggtatttaaaattttattctaTTTATTCCTACAACATCAataatttcatgtttttataACACTTCTCTTTCGCCGTACTTATGTACTTATTGTTTTACATTCTCGGCGTCGGATAACGATGTATCTCAATACATTCCGGTTTGATTATAACAAGAGCCTTTCTCTGACAACATCGAAAATCTTTACGAGTTGAAAAAAATCGTGGAGCAACTACAGAATTCAGGGCCACTCAGGGCCAGCATATGCAAACTGGTTAGAATCTTTTCTTGAACGAGGCAGATAAAAATaacagcttttgtttttcaatgatatggaaatgagaggccctgtattctgtagttaCGCCAAAATCGTTTGCCAAAACATTTGCGCCAAGGTGAAATTACATGTGTAGCTAGTCAGTGCAAACGACGACTAAATTTGGATGTGTAAACACTCTTGAATGAAACAAAGGCTGAGAAGAAAGAGTAACCATTGGACACCACGAGTGGGTTttctaaattttcatttgcatagCAATTTGTCTACAAGGGATGTGTGACTCTCACAAAAATAACCGGTTATTTTATAATGTCAAGAGATGGTACTCAAAATTCGAGCATTTAAAACGCGGGAAGGGCCGTGtgccaaaattttaaacataAATCTATCAAACtgaaatagataaataaaaaatcaaccagAGGAAGAATTATTTTGGACCACATTTTTCTGAACTGATAACGAGAGGAAAAACAACTTGGCTAATAGCTGAATACGTATACTTTGAAGAGTTTTCCATGCTATAATTATGTTGGGAAACAATCGATTATTACTCATGCAAGGTGtgaaattgcgttcataaatGACATAATTGGCGGTCTGCCGTAATTTTAATCTCTGCGAAAACAGAGATGATGAAACACGTTATCGATTTAAACTGATCATGTACCGAAGCCTCTCGATTTTGTGCAGATTTTTCCTTGGTAGCTTAACTGAAAATCGCCTGCATGTTAAGAGCTGTTTGTTAACAAATGTGAAGTTAAACCacatttgttattgtttctgTTCTTCTAGTAAACTTACCGCTGCCACTTTCTTGAACTTTCAAGGGTCTAGAACACTGTAAACTGTCTTTGCAAGTACTAGTTTTGTTACTGACAGCACGAAATTTGAGTTCCAGTTTATAGCACATTTTCAATTCATGACCACTCCTTGAACCTCGGAATATTTATGAATGCGAATTGTTGTCCTGTTAGTTAACATTTTCATCGGCATAAGAATAGAACGAAATCCATTTTTCGTATGACACCTGCGATTTCGAGTAAAGATATGTATtcgaagaaaatgaaatgaatatatataaatatatatatatatatacatatatatatatatatatatatatatatatatatatatataatatatatgtatgtatgtatgtatgtatgtatgtatgtatgtatgtatgtatgtatgtatgtatgtacgtatgtatgtatgtatgtagcAACATTAAGTACAGAAAAATTGACAAATCTATTTCTTaaataatgcttttataatctcaataaggaataaaaaccCATttggaattataaaaatcgacggtaacatTTGCTCCAGACAATGCTCCATCGTTAAAGTttatggatggatggatggatggatggatggatggatggatggatggatgtaCTTcctaaatatttattttgtatttagGAAGTACCATCTCAAGAGACGGCTCCTTGGACGCAGAAATAAACCTACGTACTCAAAAAGCCAGCACAGCATTTGGAAAGTTAGAAAAGCGTGTGTGGTCTGATCGCGGTACTACGATTAAAACCAAGATCAGCGTGTATTCTACCTGCATACTTACCGCTCTACTGTACTCATCAGAATGCTGGACAAACATCAAAGGCATTTAAAGCAACTCGAAAGATTCCACCAGAAATGTCTCAGACGCATCCTGAATATAAAATGGCAATCACTTACACCTGATACCGCTGTACTACAAATAGCTGAATGTCCTAGCATAGAGTCACTCATAATGAAGAATCAGCTTCGCTGGGCAGGTCATGTCGTTCGGATGGAAGATGAGAGGATACCCAAACAGTtgttttatggtgaacttatGACCGGGAAACGTCCACAGCACAAGCCGAAGAAACGCTTCAAAGACTGCATAAAGAACAATCTGAAAGCCTTCAAGATACCTGTTAAGAATTGGGAGACTTTAGCTATAAGTCGAACCGAAAGGAGGCAACTACTCAAAAGAGGTGCAGAAGTCTCTGAAAAAGAGAGAATTGATCGTGCTGAGCTCAAACGCAGTCTCAGAAAGGGTAATATGTCGGTATTACCAGATGATGTAAAAAGCTGGAAATGCGAAATCTGTGCTCGTATACTTTTGTCAAAAGCTGGTTACGTCAACCACAAGAAGTCACATGAGAAAGACCTAGGATATGCAAACCTGCTACCTTCACGACCTGCTGATACTACCTGTGTTATATGCTCGAAGAAGTGCAAGACAACAGCTGGCCTGAAACGGCATATGGTcattcacaaaaaaacaattccatTTTCTAGCTCAGTGAACCCCGTCATATCACTGGGATTCATCTGTCATGTCTGTCATCGACCGTGCAAATCAGCTGCTGGTTTGAAGAGTCATCTACGCGTTCACGGACGTAATTTTGAACAGCAACAATAGTGGAAATGATGAAGTACTACGGGATGGCTAGCGTCTGTCAAGACGAAGCAATCaacatgtatgtatgtatgtatgtatgtatgtatgtatgtatgtatgtatgtatgtatgtatgtatgtagcAACATTAAGTAcagaaaaattgacaaaaacaaacgccGCCCTCCTGCACACTTTGccgattaaaaaaatattcaatttaTCACTCATAGAAGAGATTTTTGTCAATTGAACAATTCTTCCAAAACAATTGGAGCAGGCCAGAGTTAAGCCCCGGGTTATATTTCAACAGAATTCTTGCAAATCTTAGTCTCGTCTCCACAAAGAGAGCTGGATTACGTATTACAAAAACCCTGCATGTAAAAACTATCTAATGTTGATCACGTTTTTCTCCATGCCAGCATTATCAGGTATCTCACGTTTTGAAGTGTCTGTCGGACAAAACTCGCGTTTTTTGGGTCTGCCTGAATAAGTTCAAGAAAGGGCTAGGCGTTAAGGTGACAAACAGGGCCAGATTTTATTGCGAGCTTAAGAAATAATTGCAAGTAGAAAAGTGCAAATTAAACTAGCGGAATTCCCTTGATTGTGGTATTACATTTCATAgtgaaaaaagcaacaaaagatCACAGGAAGTTTTTACAACGACGACGTCATTGGCGTTAGCAAAAATGTCAGACATTGTACATACTTCATGACAAAAGCTTAGAGCATATTATTTCTGCACCCTCCGCAGGAGtcttttactttgtttttgtcttatgttgttttattgtgttttgctttgttgtttttttttctttcaattttgcacCACTCTGACGTCGCCAGGTGGAAtaacgacgtgaaattaccatcTTTAAACACTCAAATAAGCGTTAGAACACGACGCCGAAGTattcaaattgttttaattttcgcAGTGGCCATTATCCATATCCTGGTTTATGGTAGGGTAATATATTATAcgcttaatgtatggtcccgagggaaacagttagttttgttttcgcgagagtcctgatgtttcccgagacgaagtcgagggaaacatttaggactcgagggaaaacgagACTAACTTAACGTTTCTCGAGGGACCATACATtgagtgctttgttatatgtTTAGACTTTGccttaaacaatcatatagtaatgacaaaaaaacaaagacggCAGAACGTATTTATTCGCAATCGTCAATCCTGCTGAATGAGTAGgtcttaacttacaaatgtttcgaagtacatgaaaaagtaatagctaatataataatctagaaaatagctcaaggaaaatacgCGCGCCGATTGGTTAATAAtagtgtttctataactcgatagaaacacggaaaatgttttctatttcttaaggtggcttactacagttttatgagggttcaagaggtgtataccggTGATGCGAATAAAgctcactgttgttgttgctgctgttggacggtgatttatccaatggatagtacGAGTGCTGTCCAAATTTTCAGTAATTTTATGTATAGAGCGGGTATATTTTACACAACATTAAAAGTTAGAATGGCC is a window from the Acropora palmata chromosome 1, jaAcrPala1.3, whole genome shotgun sequence genome containing:
- the LOC141892389 gene encoding G-protein coupled receptor 135-like; the protein is MASWNHSAKNLSNSELLSLAFDASIASSATAKVFKILPLTFITLVSSFGNAILIYAVYADVRMRTATNMFIASQGIADLGTSILVMPFALVSVVADGWILGEKFCMANAFLNLFFTQTTVLNMTIIAFERYLVIVKALQCEISLLRATGLAASAWGLSFLTSLPWVDWTTDQATVEYFEGFYVCGIRYHPPLRGLALIYVTLIILLFALLPLVFITFCYHQIRKVIRKKNHSVCPMAQSNAQKLAINVYASSALTSKFVIGTSLMQVFPACFLMLLDGLGVGCIPRDLKTGFKWVMWCHCFVKPTIYASKSPAWRKTIRGYLQKIPFCSLQLKPNAALTVHDHYKRNSNLPKGGKVRNNSTQGRKETIQTEIEQGKLQVVENYKWFFRAKEAWQDHGKRHSIQFSTF